The following proteins come from a genomic window of Malus domestica chromosome 02, GDT2T_hap1:
- the LOC103418457 gene encoding transcription factor bHLH91-like produces MYQDTVSCNFDPNPLPPPPPPQQPQVLMEELSFHHHHQNHHSSVEMELQNELGFNVDNPYNTTTDHDTNINNSHLVSFEHPTNWDNNIHGVHDQIQQQFPDGTTSTPYPQPPDLLNLFSLPRCSPSSLLQNSSITFTNTLPKTSTSFGFLGDLPSAVDTPLGTASSVLYDPLLHLNLPPQPPMFRELLQSLPHGYTLPGSGNGSLFSSGGDEREGSGGGIYPDHGTINGSIFENGVMEFSREMGSIGRGRNLKGSKHLAIDRGRRQQLNDKFFTLRSLIPNPTKNDRASIVGDAIGYINELLRTVDELKLLVEKKRCGTERSKRHKTEQDGGAGDENCNAKSEPHDQSYNNGSLRSSWLQRKSKDTEVDIRIIHDEVTIKLVQRKKINLLLSVSRLLDELQLDLHHVAGGHIGNSYSFLFNTKMYEGSCLYASAIAGKFIEVLDRQYSAVPPTSSY; encoded by the exons ATGTATCAAGACACGGTAAGCTGCAACTTTGACCCAAACCCTCTTCCCCCACCGCCGCCGCCACAACAACCGCAAGTTCTGATGGAAGAGCTTTCTTTTCATCACCATCACCAAAATCATCATTCCTCCGTGGAGATGGAGCTCCAGAACGAACTTGGGTTCAATGTCGATAACCCATACAACACCACCACTGACCATGACACCAACATCAACAATTCCCATTTGGTGTCCTTTGAGCACCCAACAAATTGGGACAACAACATTCACGGAGTCCATGATCAGATACAGCAACAATTCCCAGATGGTACTACTTCTACTCCATACCCACAACCGCCTGACCTTCTCAACCTTTTCAGCTTACCCAGATGCTCTCCCTCCTCTCTTCTTCAAAACTCATCCATCACCTTCACAAACACGCTCCCAAAAACCTCGACCTCTTTTGGGTTCCTCGGAGACCTGCCCAGCGCGGTTGACACCCCACTGGGGACGGCTTCTTCCGTTCTCTATGACCCACTTTTGCATTTGAACCTGCCTCCACAGCCGCCAATGTTCAGGGAACTGCTTCAGTCTTTGCCACATGGGTACACCTTGCCTGGCTCCGGAAATGGGTCTTTGTTCAGTAGCGGTGGCGATGAGAGGGAAGGGAGCGGAGGAGGGATTTACCCAGATCATGGCACTATTAATGGGTCTATATTTGAGAATGGAGTGATGGAGTTCTCCAGAGAAATGGGTTCTATTGGAAGGGGAAGAAATCTCAAAGGGTCCAAACACCTTGCCATTGATCGCGGTCGAAGACAGCAGTTGAATGACAAGTTCTTTACCTTGAGGAGTTTGATTCCCAACCCCACTAAG AATGATAGAGCGTCAATTGTGGGAGATGCGATTGGTTACATAAACGAGCTTCTGAGGACAGTGGACGAGCTCAAATTGTTGGTGGAGAAGAAAAGGTGTGGGACAGAGAGGAGCAAGAGGCACAAGACGGAACAAGATGGCGGTGCCGGAGATGAGAACTGTAATGCGAAGTCTGAGCCTCATGACCAGTCCTACAACAACGGCTCTCTGAGGAGCTCGTGGCTGCAAAGGAAATCCAAAGACACCGAGGTTGATATCCGCATTATCCATGATGAGGTTACCATCAAACTGGTGCAGAGGAAGAAGATCAACCTGTTGCTGTCTGTGTCCAGGCTTCTTGATGAGCTGCAGCTTGATCTTCATCATGTTGCTGGTGGCCACATTGGCAATTCCTACAGCTTCTTGTTCAATACCAAG ATGTATGAAGGGTCTTGCTTGTATGCAAGTGCTATTGCTGGCAAGTTCATTGAGGTTCTGGACAGACAATATTCAGCAGTTCCACCTACCAGCAGTTATTAG